In Azospirillum baldaniorum, one DNA window encodes the following:
- a CDS encoding DMT family transporter has product MTERRAELDGAASATLVLLCLLWGLQQVAIKVAMTGFSPVLQGGLRSLGALALLWGWAALRGMRLFERDGTLGLGLLAGLLFAGEFLLVYTGLSYTTVSRSILFLYTAPFLVSVGAHLLLPGERMRGVQAAGLVCAFVGVAVAFADGLRLPTNREMIGDLMVLAAAVLWAATTLVIKGSKLVRASSTKVLFYQLAVSGAVMPLASLLMGEAGVTAPGPLALACLAFQIVVVAFASYLAWFWLVARYPAARLSAFTFLTPLFGVLSGALLLGERVSASLAAAMLLVCAGIWLVNRRAPAAGA; this is encoded by the coding sequence ATGACCGAACGCCGCGCGGAGCTGGACGGCGCCGCCTCCGCCACGCTGGTTCTGCTCTGCCTGCTCTGGGGCCTGCAGCAGGTCGCCATCAAGGTCGCCATGACCGGATTCTCGCCGGTGCTCCAGGGCGGGTTGCGCTCGCTGGGCGCGCTGGCGCTGCTGTGGGGCTGGGCGGCGCTGCGCGGCATGCGCCTGTTCGAGCGGGACGGCACGCTGGGGCTGGGTCTGCTGGCCGGGCTGCTGTTCGCCGGGGAGTTCCTGCTGGTCTATACCGGGCTGTCCTACACCACGGTGTCGCGCAGCATCCTGTTCCTCTACACAGCCCCCTTCCTGGTATCGGTCGGCGCGCATCTGCTGCTGCCGGGGGAGCGGATGCGCGGCGTCCAGGCGGCCGGGCTGGTCTGCGCCTTCGTCGGGGTGGCGGTCGCCTTCGCCGACGGGCTGCGCCTGCCGACGAACCGCGAGATGATCGGCGACCTGATGGTGCTGGCCGCGGCGGTGCTGTGGGCGGCCACCACCCTGGTCATCAAGGGCAGCAAGCTGGTCCGCGCCAGTTCGACCAAGGTGCTGTTCTACCAGCTCGCCGTGTCCGGGGCGGTGATGCCGCTGGCCTCGCTTCTCATGGGCGAGGCGGGGGTGACGGCGCCCGGCCCGCTGGCGCTCGCCTGCCTCGCCTTCCAGATCGTGGTGGTTGCCTTCGCCTCCTACCTCGCCTGGTTCTGGCTGGTGGCCCGCTACCCGGCGGCCCGCCTGTCGGCCTTCACCTTCCTGACGCCGCTGTTCGGCGTGCTGTCCGGCGCCCTGCTGCTGGGCGAGCGGGTCAGCGCGAGCCTCGCCGCGGCGATGCTGCTGGTCTGCGCCGGCATCTGGCTGGTGAACCGCCGCGCGCCCGCCGCGGGCGCCTAG
- a CDS encoding SDR family oxidoreductase, which yields MDLNGKVALITGAGSGIGKASATLFASAGASVGVLSRTEDEIRKTAEEITAAGGKAIPLVADVADSEAVKRAVDRLVQEYGRLDIVFANAGINGVWAPIDELTPEEWDRTININLRGTYLTLHHAVPYLKKAGGGSVLVTASINGTRVFSNAGATAYSCTKAAQVAMVQMLALELAKHRIRVNAICPGMIDTKIQDNTQARNTAEAEEAAEYPDGEIPLTRGKPGSSADVAELALFLASDRSKHITGTPVWIDGAESLLIG from the coding sequence ATGGATTTGAACGGAAAAGTCGCCCTCATCACCGGGGCCGGGTCGGGCATCGGCAAGGCGTCCGCCACCCTGTTCGCCAGCGCCGGGGCGAGCGTCGGCGTGCTCAGCCGCACCGAGGACGAGATCCGCAAGACGGCGGAGGAGATCACCGCAGCGGGCGGCAAGGCCATCCCCCTCGTCGCCGACGTCGCCGACAGCGAGGCGGTGAAGCGGGCGGTGGACCGGCTGGTCCAGGAGTATGGACGGCTGGACATCGTCTTCGCCAACGCCGGCATCAACGGCGTCTGGGCGCCGATCGACGAGCTGACTCCGGAGGAGTGGGACCGCACCATCAACATCAACCTGCGCGGCACCTACCTGACGCTGCACCACGCGGTGCCGTATCTGAAGAAGGCGGGCGGCGGGTCGGTGCTGGTGACCGCCTCGATCAACGGCACGCGGGTGTTCAGCAACGCCGGGGCCACCGCCTATTCCTGCACCAAGGCGGCGCAGGTCGCCATGGTCCAGATGCTGGCGCTGGAGCTGGCCAAGCACCGCATCCGCGTCAACGCCATCTGTCCGGGGATGATCGACACCAAGATTCAGGACAACACCCAGGCGCGCAACACCGCAGAGGCCGAGGAGGCCGCCGAATATCCCGACGGCGAGATACCGCTGACCCGCGGCAAGCCGGGCAGCAGCGCCGACGTGGCGGAGCTGGCGCTGTTCCTGGCATCGGACCGCTCGAAGCACATCACCGGCACACCCGTCTGGATCGACGGCGCCGAGTCCCTGCTGATCGGCTGA
- a CDS encoding alpha-amylase family glycosyl hydrolase has translation MADGFAWWQSGVIYQVYPRSFQDSNGDGVGDLPGILARLDHLQTLGVDALWVSPIYPSPMADFGYDVSDYTGVHPLFGTMEDFERLLAELHRRGMKLILDFVPNHSSDRHPWFQASRSSRDDPKRDWYIWRDAAPDGGPPNNWLSEFGGGAWEWDAATGQYYYHAYLKEQPDLNWRNPALREAMLDALRVWLDRGVDGFRVDAIHHLIKDAQFRDNPPNPGWREGMSPVRRLIRLHTVDQPEVHDAIAAMRRVADGYGPDRLLIGEAYLPIDQLMAYYGADLTGFQLPFNFHLLSTPWEAKALAALIRTYEAALPPGGWPNWVLGNHDRSRVASRLGRGQARVAAMLLLTLRGTPTLYQGDEIGMTDVAIPPDRVQDPWEKNIPGLGLGRDPVRTPIPWDGGPRGGFTTGEPWLPLGPDHERVNVAAQAADPSSMLALHRALLSLRRAEPALSVGRYEPVSAENDVLVYERRHGRDRFRVLLNLSAAERTVDAVPDAAHIRLSTHLDRGGEPVSGALRLRPDEGVVIGFDDKGKGGE, from the coding sequence ATGGCGGACGGCTTCGCGTGGTGGCAGAGCGGGGTGATCTATCAGGTCTACCCGCGCTCCTTCCAGGATTCGAACGGCGACGGGGTGGGGGACCTGCCGGGCATCCTGGCCCGGCTCGACCATCTCCAGACGCTCGGGGTGGACGCGCTGTGGGTGTCGCCGATCTACCCGTCGCCGATGGCCGATTTCGGCTACGACGTGTCGGACTACACGGGCGTCCACCCGCTGTTCGGGACGATGGAGGATTTCGAGCGGCTGTTGGCGGAGCTGCACCGCCGGGGCATGAAGCTGATCCTGGATTTCGTGCCCAACCACAGCTCCGACCGGCACCCGTGGTTCCAGGCCAGCCGCTCGTCGCGCGACGACCCGAAGCGCGATTGGTACATCTGGCGCGACGCGGCCCCGGACGGCGGCCCTCCCAACAACTGGCTGTCGGAGTTCGGCGGCGGTGCCTGGGAATGGGACGCGGCGACCGGCCAATACTATTACCACGCCTACCTGAAGGAGCAGCCGGACCTCAACTGGCGGAATCCGGCGCTGCGCGAGGCCATGCTCGACGCGCTGCGCGTCTGGCTCGACCGCGGGGTGGACGGCTTCCGGGTGGACGCCATCCATCACCTGATCAAGGACGCGCAATTCCGCGACAACCCGCCGAACCCCGGCTGGCGGGAGGGCATGTCGCCGGTCCGCCGGCTGATCCGCCTCCACACGGTGGACCAGCCCGAGGTTCACGACGCCATCGCCGCCATGCGCCGCGTGGCGGATGGGTACGGCCCCGACCGGCTGCTGATCGGGGAGGCCTATCTGCCCATCGATCAGCTGATGGCCTATTACGGCGCCGACCTGACCGGCTTCCAGCTTCCCTTCAACTTCCATCTGCTGTCCACCCCGTGGGAGGCGAAGGCGCTGGCCGCGCTGATCCGCACCTACGAGGCCGCCCTGCCGCCCGGCGGCTGGCCGAACTGGGTGCTCGGCAACCACGACCGTTCCCGCGTGGCGAGCCGGCTGGGGCGGGGCCAGGCGCGGGTGGCGGCCATGCTGCTGCTGACGCTGCGCGGCACGCCGACGCTCTACCAGGGCGACGAGATCGGGATGACCGACGTGGCGATCCCGCCCGACCGCGTGCAGGACCCCTGGGAGAAGAACATCCCCGGCCTGGGGCTGGGCCGTGATCCGGTGCGCACGCCGATCCCCTGGGACGGCGGTCCGCGAGGCGGTTTCACGACGGGCGAGCCCTGGCTGCCGCTGGGTCCCGACCACGAGCGGGTGAACGTCGCGGCGCAGGCGGCCGACCCGTCCTCCATGCTGGCGCTCCACCGCGCCCTGCTGTCGCTGCGGCGGGCGGAGCCGGCCTTGTCGGTCGGGCGCTACGAGCCGGTGTCGGCGGAAAACGACGTCCTGGTCTATGAGCGCCGTCATGGACGCGACCGCTTCCGTGTCCTGCTGAACCTGTCGGCGGCGGAGCGGACGGTGGACGCGGTGCCGGACGCTGCCCATATCCGGCTGTCCACCCATCTCGACCGCGGTGGGGAGCCGGTGTCCGGCGCCCTGCGCCTGCGGCCCGACGAGGGGGTGGTGATCGGTTTCGACGACAAGGGAAAGGGTGGGGAATGA
- a CDS encoding GNAT family N-acetyltransferase, with protein MSGDVKNNAAKNRYELTVGDATAVVEYEKRDGAIVFTHTEVPESMAGQGIGSALARGALEDARSSGQKVVPVCPFVAKYIQRHPEYQDLVVAEGGPST; from the coding sequence ATGAGCGGAGACGTGAAGAACAACGCGGCCAAGAACCGTTACGAGCTGACCGTGGGCGACGCCACCGCGGTGGTGGAGTACGAAAAGCGCGACGGGGCCATCGTCTTCACCCACACGGAGGTTCCGGAGAGCATGGCCGGGCAGGGCATCGGCTCCGCGCTGGCGCGCGGTGCGCTGGAGGACGCGCGCTCCAGCGGGCAGAAGGTTGTGCCGGTCTGCCCCTTCGTGGCCAAATACATCCAGCGCCACCCGGAGTACCAGGATCTGGTCGTCGCGGAGGGCGGACCATCGACGTGA